A window of the Haloquadratum walsbyi C23 genome harbors these coding sequences:
- a CDS encoding NfeD family protein translates to MVTQAISVVAQLSLPAETLSLLLITAGLGLSILEAFAPGAHFVVLGVSLLATGLVGLLLGTASPLVLSGLVVLFGAAALLGYREFDIYGTTGSEQTSDSNSLTGTYGRVTERVTPTQGQVKLDAGGFDPYYSARSVDDELTAGTEVVVVDPGGGNVLTVEPLVGGVDEIDRALATEQANRETTNSENEDPTPTPTPNSNVTQTDDTQSDEQRDSESESGLESESEREREREPDLS, encoded by the coding sequence ATGGTAACTCAGGCGATCTCCGTCGTCGCACAACTGTCGTTGCCGGCGGAGACGCTGTCATTACTGCTCATTACGGCAGGTCTTGGATTGAGTATTCTTGAGGCATTTGCCCCTGGTGCGCATTTTGTTGTTCTTGGGGTGTCGTTACTAGCGACTGGACTCGTTGGTTTGCTTCTTGGAACTGCGTCGCCGCTTGTTCTCAGCGGGCTTGTCGTCTTATTTGGTGCCGCTGCGCTTCTTGGCTATCGAGAATTCGACATATATGGCACAACCGGGTCCGAACAAACAAGCGATTCAAATAGCCTCACAGGAACATATGGTCGTGTTACTGAACGCGTGACACCAACGCAAGGGCAGGTCAAACTTGATGCTGGCGGATTTGACCCATACTACAGTGCTCGCTCGGTTGATGATGAGCTTACTGCTGGGACTGAAGTCGTCGTTGTTGACCCTGGTGGAGGCAACGTTCTCACTGTGGAGCCACTTGTTGGTGGTGTTGATGAAATCGATCGTGCACTCGCCACAGAGCAAGCAAATCGAGAGACTACGAATAGTGAAAATGAAGACCCGACCCCGACCCCGACCCCAAATTCGAATGTGACTCAGACCGATGACACACAGTCTGATGAGCAACGAGACTCTGAGTCTGAATCAGGTCTTGAGTCTGAATCTGAGCGCGAGCGCGAACGCGAGCCTGATCTGTCCTAA
- a CDS encoding YqaA family protein — translation MISSDGGLLLPVSLFGDIWPEFGWLSAAVERATGWGGLIIIFIYSFLIAFALPGVSEIVLLAPIDLGLSQTGRLGIIMLVSGAGKAAGSVFAFHLGQEVKQSGPVLQLFQNSWFDLISWSERRTVALAQQWGYAGLAAALSVPGFPDTISIYAFSVLEEDYLKFALATFIGSIGRLIVTVIGVGAVSAFI, via the coding sequence ATGATTTCATCAGACGGTGGTCTGTTATTGCCTGTCTCTCTTTTTGGTGATATCTGGCCGGAGTTTGGATGGCTTTCAGCCGCCGTTGAGCGTGCCACTGGGTGGGGTGGACTAATCATTATTTTCATTTATTCATTTTTAATCGCATTTGCACTTCCAGGAGTGAGTGAGATTGTGCTGTTGGCGCCGATTGATCTTGGTCTTTCACAAACTGGTCGCCTTGGGATTATTATGCTGGTGAGTGGTGCTGGAAAAGCTGCTGGAAGCGTCTTTGCCTTTCATCTTGGACAGGAAGTCAAACAATCAGGTCCAGTACTTCAGCTTTTCCAGAATTCATGGTTTGACCTCATTAGTTGGTCTGAGCGTCGAACAGTTGCGCTTGCACAACAGTGGGGATATGCCGGACTTGCAGCAGCACTCAGCGTTCCTGGATTCCCAGACACAATCTCAATTTATGCGTTTTCGGTACTCGAAGAGGATTATCTGAAATTCGCGCTTGCAACATTCATTGGAAGTATCGGTCGTCTAATAGTGACGGTTATTGGTGTTGGTGCTGTCTCTGCGTTTATTTAA
- a CDS encoding DUF7546 family protein, whose product MSVEKAFRTTQRTQDLVYATLLGNSLICLALGYLLIADITITQPRYTIYGLLWIFVGAIVIWKTNPASADARTRRRATIVAIVYLSILSIVGGVIITTGGNAANALTQSFGIRVATLLPGWGPAPIITTPIGAVVLMPARIVGYLALTYLVYATVIDAARAAISGIVGLLSCVSCSWPVIASVLSGVLGGGSAVAAIAVDFSYDVSTIVFILTIALLYWRPIVGRVGD is encoded by the coding sequence GTGTCTGTTGAAAAAGCATTCAGAACGACACAGCGAACACAAGACCTTGTCTATGCAACGCTTCTTGGAAATTCATTAATTTGTCTTGCGCTTGGCTATCTACTGATTGCTGATATCACGATAACACAACCACGGTACACGATCTATGGGCTTCTATGGATATTCGTTGGGGCGATTGTTATCTGGAAAACAAACCCTGCATCAGCCGATGCGCGAACGCGTCGACGGGCAACTATTGTTGCAATAGTATATTTGAGTATTCTTAGCATCGTTGGCGGTGTGATTATCACAACCGGTGGAAATGCAGCAAATGCGCTCACCCAATCATTTGGTATTCGTGTTGCGACGTTACTTCCAGGTTGGGGTCCTGCACCGATTATCACAACTCCAATAGGAGCAGTAGTATTGATGCCCGCACGTATTGTTGGGTATCTTGCGTTGACGTATCTGGTTTATGCAACGGTTATTGATGCTGCCAGGGCAGCTATTTCAGGTATCGTTGGATTACTCTCATGTGTGTCTTGCTCATGGCCGGTTATTGCGTCAGTACTCTCCGGTGTGCTTGGCGGTGGGTCAGCCGTTGCTGCGATTGCAGTTGATTTCTCATACGATGTATCGACTATCGTGTTCATATTGACGATTGCTCTATTGTACTGGCGACCAATAGTCGGTCGAGTTGGAGATTAA
- the metG gene encoding methionine--tRNA ligase — MTMKQYTMSKMNTETQTQTRESFPTDDPAVVTCGLPYANGDLHIGHLRTYVGGDIFSRALKRLGQETAFVSGSDMHGTPVAVNAAEEGVTPESFALRHHEQYETTFPQFGIEFDNYGHTHDETNVEMTREIVEALIQAGYVYEREIPVAYDPAADQWLPDRFVNGTCPYCGAHARGDECDEGCGRHLEPGEIETPVSTITGNDAEYRRREHQFFAVSELQSYLSSFLDRLEGTTNAQNQPREWVEGELQDWCITRDMDWGVDYPDDNDLVLYVWVDAPIEYISSTKQYAERVGTDSFDWKNAWRDIPGVRSHSSSSAKDSSEGNSPSNINNGGEIIHIIGRDIIQHHTVFWPAMLHAAGYTEPRAVMASGFITLEGKGFSTSRNRAVWADEYLAEGFHPDLLRYYLATNGGFQQDVDFSWSRFRERVNNELVGTVGNFIYRSLLFAAREFDGTPDIALSDSVEERIETAINAFTAGVNEYSVRAVGDAAVKLAQFGNEYIQHHEPWKLSNDDPQKQQVMRDCIQLAKAIAVLFEPVTPAAAERVWADLGESGDIHTVGIESALVAPPQTFDEPTELFEKIPEERVDELTAKLADRVTDPTDDDDSDTDTETETDTETETGTGTDVSETTNESHSESDMTEIDPIADERIDFEEFEELDLRVAEIIETEPIEDADKLARIVVDLGIEQRQLVAGIRQLHDLDDLIGETVVIVANLEKAEIFGVESNGMLLAAGADADLLTTREDADPGTSIQ; from the coding sequence ATGACTATGAAACAGTATACAATGAGTAAGATGAATACAGAAACGCAGACACAGACACGTGAGTCATTTCCGACTGACGATCCAGCGGTGGTGACGTGTGGACTCCCGTATGCGAACGGTGATCTCCATATTGGACATCTTCGGACGTATGTTGGCGGCGATATCTTTAGTCGGGCGCTCAAACGTCTTGGTCAGGAGACGGCGTTCGTATCAGGTTCCGATATGCACGGAACACCAGTCGCGGTGAATGCGGCTGAGGAAGGGGTTACCCCGGAGTCATTTGCACTTCGGCATCATGAGCAATATGAAACGACCTTCCCTCAATTTGGGATTGAGTTCGATAATTACGGACATACTCATGATGAGACGAATGTTGAAATGACGCGTGAGATTGTCGAAGCATTGATTCAGGCTGGATATGTTTATGAACGAGAGATTCCAGTCGCGTATGACCCAGCAGCCGACCAGTGGCTTCCAGATCGGTTTGTCAATGGGACCTGTCCATACTGTGGTGCTCACGCACGGGGTGATGAGTGTGATGAGGGTTGTGGGCGACATCTTGAGCCTGGTGAGATCGAAACACCCGTTTCAACGATCACTGGGAATGACGCAGAATATCGACGTCGTGAACACCAATTCTTTGCAGTCTCAGAGCTTCAATCATATCTGTCGTCATTTCTTGATCGACTTGAGGGAACCACAAACGCGCAGAACCAACCCCGAGAATGGGTTGAGGGTGAACTACAGGATTGGTGTATTACGCGCGATATGGACTGGGGAGTGGACTATCCTGATGATAACGATCTTGTCCTTTATGTATGGGTTGACGCTCCAATTGAGTACATCTCATCAACAAAGCAATACGCAGAGAGGGTTGGTACTGACTCATTTGACTGGAAGAATGCATGGCGTGATATACCGGGTGTGCGCTCTCACTCCTCGTCTTCGGCTAAAGACTCCAGTGAAGGCAACTCTCCATCCAATATCAACAATGGTGGAGAAATTATCCATATTATCGGCCGAGATATTATCCAACATCATACCGTGTTTTGGCCAGCGATGTTGCATGCAGCTGGATATACAGAACCCCGGGCTGTGATGGCTTCAGGATTCATTACACTCGAAGGAAAGGGATTTTCGACTTCACGTAATCGTGCTGTATGGGCTGATGAATATCTTGCAGAAGGATTCCATCCAGATCTACTCAGATATTATCTTGCGACGAATGGTGGATTCCAACAGGACGTTGATTTCTCTTGGAGTCGCTTTCGCGAACGAGTGAATAATGAACTTGTTGGAACTGTTGGGAATTTCATCTATCGATCACTGCTCTTCGCTGCGCGTGAATTTGATGGGACACCTGATATCGCGCTTTCTGACTCCGTTGAGGAGCGCATTGAAACAGCAATTAACGCATTTACTGCAGGCGTCAATGAGTATTCTGTTCGAGCCGTTGGCGATGCAGCAGTCAAACTCGCTCAGTTTGGCAATGAGTATATTCAACACCATGAGCCATGGAAACTGAGTAATGACGACCCACAGAAACAACAGGTCATGCGCGATTGTATTCAACTTGCAAAGGCAATTGCCGTGTTGTTTGAGCCGGTAACACCCGCTGCTGCCGAGCGAGTGTGGGCTGATCTCGGAGAATCAGGTGATATTCATACAGTCGGTATCGAATCTGCGCTTGTCGCACCACCGCAGACGTTTGATGAGCCAACTGAACTCTTTGAGAAAATCCCTGAAGAACGCGTTGATGAACTCACAGCAAAGCTTGCTGATCGCGTCACCGACCCGACCGATGATGATGACAGTGATACAGATACAGAGACAGAGACTGATACAGAGACAGAGACCGGGACTGGGACTGACGTATCCGAAACGACAAATGAATCACACTCTGAATCCGATATGACTGAGATTGACCCAATTGCTGATGAGCGAATTGACTTTGAGGAGTTCGAAGAACTCGACCTCCGGGTGGCAGAAATTATCGAAACAGAGCCAATCGAAGATGCAGATAAACTCGCTCGTATCGTTGTTGACCTCGGTATTGAACAACGACAACTCGTTGCAGGAATCCGCCAATTACATGATCTTGATGATCTCATTGGCGAAACGGTTGTTATTGTTGCAAATCTTGAGAAAGCTGAGATATTCGGTGTTGAGTCAAATGGAATGTTGCTTGCAGCAGGGGCAGATGCAGACCTTCTTACGACACGTGAGGATGCTGATCCAGGAACATCCATTCAATAG
- a CDS encoding DUF7312 domain-containing protein yields MTDDNQPDTTSRSDSEPVSAYTIENEDNTNSTDDTAFEPEAVAEPEPIEPERPIPEHVLFVALGVLGTLGLLVSTIVPNLI; encoded by the coding sequence ATGACAGATGACAATCAGCCTGATACCACCTCTCGTTCCGATTCAGAACCAGTAAGTGCGTATACGATAGAGAATGAGGATAATACTAACTCCACTGATGATACTGCATTCGAACCCGAAGCAGTCGCGGAACCAGAGCCAATTGAGCCTGAACGCCCGATTCCTGAGCACGTCCTCTTTGTTGCTCTTGGTGTGCTTGGAACCCTCGGACTACTTGTCTCAACGATTGTACCGAATCTAATCTAA
- a CDS encoding adenylyltransferase/cytidyltransferase family protein — translation MTEEAECVIAQGTFDILHPGHIHYLTEAATFGTELHVIIARRRNVTHKPKPVLPDRQRRDVVDALEIVTAAHLGHPEDIFIPIERLQPDVIVLGHDQHHDIDAVRDALSGRDIACDVVRASARDPQYDDEILSTGTIVDQILTQRGSKPERTQTDTDIDLDSDSDPNPDPNPQTQTD, via the coding sequence ATGACAGAGGAGGCTGAATGTGTTATTGCGCAAGGAACATTTGATATCTTACATCCCGGTCATATTCATTATCTAACCGAGGCAGCGACATTTGGTACTGAATTACATGTGATTATTGCCCGTCGCAGAAATGTGACTCATAAGCCGAAGCCAGTGTTGCCAGATCGTCAACGGCGCGATGTCGTCGATGCACTTGAAATCGTCACCGCTGCCCATCTTGGTCATCCTGAGGACATTTTCATTCCAATTGAACGATTACAACCGGACGTTATTGTCCTTGGACATGATCAACATCATGATATCGACGCCGTTCGCGATGCTCTTAGCGGTCGTGATATCGCATGTGATGTTGTCAGAGCAAGTGCACGTGATCCACAGTATGATGATGAAATTCTCTCGACTGGGACAATTGTTGATCAAATCCTCACACAGCGTGGATCAAAGCCAGAAAGGACACAAACAGACACAGATATAGACTTAGACTCGGACTCGGACCCAAATCCGGATCCCAACCCACAGACCCAGACAGACTGA
- the pyk gene encoding pyruvate kinase, producing the protein MRNAKIVCTLGPASDEQSTIRALVNAGMSVARLNASHGTPDHRRLVIDRIRSVDKVTDKPVAAMVDLQGPEVRTAPSSDSISIDSDSEIRFTTGDEITPEVIGLSYSIDAVDPGDTVLLDDGRIETTVRSVDSDGVIAHVDSGGELGGRKGVNVPGVNLDIDLLTESDREDLRVAAEANADFVAASFVRSAADVYMISDALDALGGDIPVVAKIERAGAVENLDEIIDAAYGIMVARGDLGVEMPLEEVPVIQKRIITQCHDTGTPVITATEMLDSMVQARRPTRAEASDVANAVLDGTDAVMLSGETAIGDNPVHVVETMDRIVRQIESSAEYGTTEQEHVPTAAENSRTEALARSARYLARDVGASAIVAASESGYTARKTAKFRPGVPVIAITPNDRVRRQLTLSWGVASTYSGSHGDIEGMMEDAVDAALDANVASSGDTIVVLSGMMTELEGTNTTNMLKVHVVAETIATGRKVVGGRTAGPLATPTDGRLDEIPHGAILALPADFDAEFDHDAAMLGGIIDARPGMTGYPAVIARELDIPMISGAPLPPQISDGTAITIHAERGIVYEGDLTRSHDQDRN; encoded by the coding sequence ATGCGAAACGCTAAAATCGTCTGTACGCTCGGACCAGCGTCTGACGAACAGTCGACAATTCGGGCTCTCGTCAACGCAGGTATGAGTGTTGCCCGGCTTAACGCCAGTCATGGCACACCTGACCATCGACGGTTAGTTATCGATCGAATTAGAAGTGTTGATAAAGTAACTGATAAGCCCGTGGCTGCGATGGTTGACTTACAGGGGCCTGAAGTACGGACAGCTCCGTCGTCCGATTCAATATCTATTGATTCAGATAGTGAGATTCGATTCACCACCGGTGATGAAATAACCCCTGAGGTAATCGGTCTCTCATATTCAATTGATGCTGTTGACCCTGGTGATACTGTGTTACTTGATGATGGTCGAATCGAAACAACGGTTCGAAGTGTCGATTCGGATGGTGTCATTGCACATGTCGACTCCGGTGGCGAACTCGGTGGTCGAAAAGGGGTCAATGTCCCGGGCGTCAATCTTGATATTGACCTCCTTACTGAGAGCGACCGAGAGGACCTTCGTGTTGCTGCTGAAGCGAATGCTGATTTTGTCGCCGCGTCGTTCGTCCGATCAGCGGCTGATGTATACATGATCAGCGACGCGCTTGACGCTCTTGGCGGTGATATCCCTGTTGTTGCAAAAATAGAGCGCGCTGGTGCTGTTGAGAATCTTGATGAGATTATCGATGCAGCCTATGGAATCATGGTCGCACGTGGTGATCTGGGTGTTGAGATGCCACTTGAGGAGGTGCCAGTTATTCAAAAGCGTATTATCACCCAATGTCACGACACTGGAACCCCGGTCATCACTGCGACTGAGATGCTTGATTCAATGGTTCAGGCGCGTCGCCCAACGCGTGCAGAGGCTTCAGATGTCGCCAATGCAGTTCTTGATGGGACCGATGCAGTGATGCTTTCTGGTGAAACAGCAATCGGTGATAACCCTGTCCATGTTGTTGAGACAATGGACAGGATCGTCCGACAGATCGAATCAAGTGCTGAATATGGTACCACTGAGCAAGAGCATGTTCCGACTGCTGCAGAGAATTCACGCACGGAGGCACTTGCACGGTCAGCGCGGTATCTTGCTCGTGACGTTGGTGCAAGTGCTATTGTTGCAGCGTCTGAGTCTGGCTATACAGCTCGAAAAACAGCGAAATTTCGTCCGGGAGTACCGGTTATTGCAATAACACCAAATGACCGTGTTCGTCGACAATTAACGCTTTCATGGGGAGTAGCCTCAACATACTCTGGGTCTCACGGAGATATTGAGGGAATGATGGAGGATGCTGTTGATGCAGCGCTTGATGCAAACGTTGCCAGTTCAGGGGATACGATTGTTGTGCTTTCAGGGATGATGACAGAACTTGAAGGGACGAATACAACAAATATGCTCAAAGTACACGTTGTTGCTGAAACAATTGCAACTGGACGGAAAGTTGTTGGAGGTCGCACTGCTGGACCACTGGCGACGCCAACTGACGGCAGACTTGATGAGATCCCGCATGGAGCAATCCTCGCGCTTCCTGCTGATTTTGATGCTGAATTTGATCATGATGCAGCGATGCTTGGTGGAATTATTGATGCACGCCCAGGTATGACCGGCTATCCTGCTGTTATTGCACGCGAACTTGATATTCCGATGATCTCAGGTGCACCATTACCCCCTCAGATCTCGGATGGCACCGCGATTACAATCCATGCTGAGCGAGGTATTGTATATGAGGGCGATCTCACCCGCTCACATGATCAGGACCGAAACTGA
- the cyoE gene encoding heme o synthase translates to MGVYLLVLVGVTTAVTDAAAACAAWPICGNGWATPRSAIGWLAVGHRVIAVIIGICAVVTLGVGIREQIERRVLMTVAVGSFLYPIQAAVGAVVAVQGPDLTLSIIHLIGGLGIFLTLAIALAWSLETETGDPTETQTTPSKPEPDQDLPPASEYDPDLPTDPRDRLLATLRAYIRLTKPRLMWLLCLVASAGMTLGATTTGQLTPGIALATLGGGVLSIGASGTFNHVLERDVDRRMQRTSDRPLATDLVPVWNAIAFGILLTVISIVLFSWVNMLAAILGGVAIVFYSVVYTLLLKPNTVQNTVIGGAAGALPALIGWVAVTGDIGFGGLALATVIFLWTPAHFYNLALAYKEDYERGGFPMMPVVRGETETRKHVICWLALTLVAAGGLATIEALGIVYAVASIVFGAVFLYFAIKLHYEQTKAAAFHSFHASNAYLGAVLIAIVFDTLVI, encoded by the coding sequence ATGGGTGTGTACCTGCTTGTATTGGTTGGTGTAACAACGGCTGTGACTGATGCCGCTGCGGCATGTGCTGCATGGCCGATATGCGGAAACGGCTGGGCAACGCCAAGGTCAGCCATTGGATGGCTTGCAGTCGGACATCGAGTTATTGCAGTAATTATTGGGATTTGTGCTGTTGTAACACTCGGCGTTGGTATACGTGAGCAAATCGAACGACGTGTTCTCATGACAGTTGCAGTCGGGAGCTTTTTATATCCAATTCAAGCAGCCGTTGGGGCGGTTGTCGCGGTTCAGGGTCCAGATCTGACACTTTCGATTATTCATCTTATTGGTGGACTGGGTATCTTTCTGACACTGGCGATTGCACTTGCATGGTCACTTGAGACTGAAACCGGTGATCCAACAGAAACGCAAACAACACCATCGAAACCAGAGCCAGATCAAGACCTTCCGCCGGCGTCTGAATATGACCCAGACCTCCCAACAGATCCCCGAGATCGACTTCTTGCGACTCTACGCGCATACATCCGATTGACAAAACCACGACTGATGTGGCTCCTCTGTCTTGTTGCCTCGGCTGGAATGACTCTTGGGGCAACAACGACAGGTCAATTGACACCAGGGATTGCGCTTGCGACGCTTGGTGGTGGTGTTCTCTCGATTGGAGCCTCTGGAACGTTTAATCATGTTCTTGAACGTGATGTCGACCGTCGGATGCAGCGAACGAGTGATAGACCATTAGCGACTGATCTTGTTCCAGTCTGGAATGCAATTGCATTTGGGATACTACTCACAGTCATCTCAATTGTCTTGTTTTCGTGGGTAAACATGCTTGCGGCTATACTTGGCGGAGTTGCAATTGTCTTTTATAGTGTTGTATATACGCTTTTACTCAAACCGAACACCGTCCAAAACACCGTCATTGGGGGTGCTGCAGGAGCACTTCCAGCACTTATTGGATGGGTAGCTGTGACTGGAGATATTGGATTTGGTGGTCTTGCACTCGCGACGGTCATTTTCCTATGGACCCCAGCACACTTCTACAATCTTGCACTAGCGTATAAGGAGGATTATGAACGAGGAGGATTCCCGATGATGCCGGTTGTTCGCGGAGAAACAGAAACACGAAAACACGTCATTTGTTGGCTTGCACTAACGCTTGTTGCTGCTGGAGGACTTGCAACAATAGAGGCACTTGGTATTGTATACGCAGTTGCGAGTATCGTCTTTGGAGCAGTGTTTCTATATTTCGCTATCAAACTCCACTATGAGCAGACGAAGGCTGCTGCATTCCATTCATTCCATGCCTCAAACGCATATCTGGGAGCGGTCCTGATTGCAATTGTCTTCGACACATTGGTGATTTAA
- the coxB gene encoding cytochrome c oxidase subunit II, whose translation MRHTRLALVSVLSTLALGAVAMPVAAQSSASAELINGLNGKLLYVGVPITILVEAILIYTVMKFRNNDDPTPTQENRRLEITWTVATALILLFVGVASYGVLANENITYQPQAENAAGEAVNGEQQKPVVVRAEAYQWGWEMSYPEAGNFTNGNTMVVPEDRPVVIRTTSRDVIHGFHVPKMALKQDSMPGQVNSIKTVPYETGSYQGYCTQFCGVAHSQMYFTVDVVSQDEYQQWLDTQQKNADSS comes from the coding sequence ATGCGACACACGCGTTTGGCACTCGTTTCCGTACTTTCGACACTGGCGCTTGGGGCGGTCGCCATGCCGGTCGCTGCGCAGTCATCAGCCAGTGCCGAGTTGATCAATGGATTGAACGGAAAGCTACTGTATGTTGGAGTCCCGATTACGATTCTTGTTGAAGCGATTCTGATTTATACCGTCATGAAGTTCCGGAATAATGACGATCCAACGCCAACTCAAGAGAATCGTCGACTTGAGATCACATGGACTGTTGCGACGGCACTTATTTTATTATTTGTTGGCGTTGCCTCATATGGTGTTCTCGCAAATGAAAATATTACATATCAACCGCAGGCAGAAAACGCTGCAGGCGAAGCTGTCAATGGCGAACAGCAAAAGCCGGTTGTTGTTCGTGCAGAGGCATATCAATGGGGATGGGAAATGTCATATCCCGAAGCTGGAAACTTCACTAATGGGAACACAATGGTCGTTCCTGAAGACCGTCCGGTCGTCATTCGAACGACCTCTCGTGATGTGATCCATGGCTTCCATGTGCCAAAGATGGCATTAAAACAGGATTCGATGCCAGGACAGGTTAATTCCATTAAGACCGTCCCATATGAGACTGGCAGTTACCAGGGATACTGTACACAGTTCTGTGGTGTTGCACACTCACAGATGTACTTCACTGTTGATGTTGTCTCACAGGATGAATATCAACAATGGCTTGACACTCAACAAAAGAACGCTGATAGCTCATAA